A stretch of DNA from Thiomicrospira sp. XS5:
CTGGAAAAATTGCCGGACGAAGCCAAAGAGTCCGGCGAAGGCAAATCCCTGCTGGCCCTGTTCAAATTCAGCCAGATGGTGGCCGAAGCGCCGGACATCGAGACCGTGCAGAAAAACCTGCAAACCAATCCCGACGACCCGGAAGCCCTTTACCACCTGGCCGGTTATTTGATGCTGCACCAGCAAGTCGAAGAAGCCATGAACTGTTTATTGAAACTCTTCACCGTGGATCGCGACTTCCGCGACGGCATCGCCAAAACCACTCTGCTGGAAATTTTCGACCTGCTGCATAAAGAACACCCACAGTTGGTGAACGCCTATCGCCGTAAACTGCAAAACCTATTGTTTTAAAGGCTAAACGACACATGACACTGACACAAGAAACCCTACGACAAACCCCCGTATTCGGCATTGCAGGCAACTTTGCCGAACACTTGAACCAAGCCGGTGAAGACGCTGACTTCGTCGAGGTCAAAACCGAAGACGACAAGGCGCCCAAAGGCATGTTCCCGATTTACATTCCCGGCCATCCGTCTTTTCTCGGCACCTACCCGCTCTCCAACGAACGTATCCAGGCCGATTTTTCGCACCCGATCAACGTGCAAATGGAACCGGAAATCTGCGTGCTGTTCGATGTGGTTTACAATGACGACGGTGACATCACCCAATTGAGTGCCAAGGCTTTTTCGGCGTTCAACGATTGTTCCATTCGCCGCCCCAACGCCACTAAAATCAGCCAGAAGAAAAACTGGGGTGAATCCTGCACCGGCATTTCCAACCAATGGGTGGAAATCGACCGTTTCGATAAAGGCGGGATTCTCGACCACTACCACATCACCTCCTTCCTGAAACGCGCCGACGACGTCGAAGCCTATGGCATGGACAGCCCGGTATTGGGCTACAACTATTTTTACCGTACCTTAAAAGACTGGATGGTGAAAACCTTCAACCAACAAACCGATTTTGGACCCTTGGAACAGTTATCGCCGATGTTGGCGGAAGCTGGCCACCCAAAGCAAATCATCGTCACCCTTGGCGCCACGCGCTACACGCCGTTTGGTGAAACCGGGTATTTGAAAGCCGGCGACCGCATCGGCGTCTTTGTGTACGATAAAAATGCCGTCAGCGAAGCCGAAGTGGAAACCTACTTCAAAAACGATACTTTACCGGCGAACTTTAAAGGGTCGGCCCTGATTCAATCGGTCACCGACACCGAATAACGCCCCAAGCCCATTTCCCGAAAACGCCCAGGCCTGGGCGTTTTTAAAAAAGCATTTCGCAAACCGATTTTAAGGTTTACTTTTCTTTCAAAAGCCGTCAAAATTCGCCACAAGACCGCCGAAACTCTCCCGGCGATTCCCGGCCTGGGCATGTCGCCCGGAAACCGCCTAAACATCGCCCCGAATCCTGAGGACGTCACTATGAACATCGGTTTTATCTTCGAAGACTGGGACACCATCACCCCGGCTAAAAACTCCACCATCCGCATTATCAAGGAATGCCTGGAGCGCGGCCATAAGGTGTCGATCCTGTACCCAAGCAACTTGACGGTGCGCAACAACGTTACCCATGGTTACGTGAAACGCATACTGCCGATGGAGAAGATTCCCGACAACATCTTGCAGTTCTACAAGAAGGTCAAGTTCGAACAGAAAATGATGCCGTTGCACGGGCTGGATGCAATTATGGTGCGCCGTGATCCGCCGATCGATTCCATGGTGTTCAACTTCCTCGACTCAGTCAAAAGCGAAGTGGTCATCATCAACGATATCGACGGCATCCGTAAAGCCAACAATAAGCTGTACACCACCACCTTCAACGACCCGAACAACAGGTTTTTGCCGATTACGCATGTGTCCAAAAACAAGGAATACATTCGTCAGATGATTGACGACATGCCGGGTGACAAAGTCATTTTGAAGCCGTTGAACGCGTCCGGCGGGCACGGCGTCATCGTGTTGGAGAAAAACGCCCAGACCAGTATCAACTCCATTCTGGACTTTTACATCCACACCCAGGAGAAAAGCTACGTCATCGTGCAGGAATACATCGAAGGTGCGGAAGAAGGCGACGTGCGTGTACTGATGCTCAACGGTAAATTCATCGGCGCTTACAACCGCAAACCCCCGGAAGGCGACGTACGCGCCAATATTCAGGTCGGCGGCACGGCACACAAATACAAAATGACCGAATCGCAAATGGCGATTTGCCGCAAAATCGGGCCAAAATTGGCGGCGGACGGCCTCTATTTCGTCGGTGTCGATATGATCGGCGACAAGATTCTGGAAGTGAATGTGTTAAACCCGGGCGGCATTACCAATATCAATGCGCTGAACAAGCTGAAACTGCATAAGAACGTGGTCGATTTCATCGAAGAAAAAGTCCACGAAAAGGAAGAGAAACGTGCGGAGCTGGAATTCCTACTGAAACGTCTCAGTGAATTCCGCCAATCCGATAAGAATGATTAACCCGCAAGGGATGACTCTTAATGACACTTAGCCATACTTAACGGTTCTCCCGTACTTTGACCAGGCCTGGTCAAAGTACCCAAACCGTTAAAATAAACTCCAATGCAAGTGGGAGATGATCAACGTCGACCAAACCAGCAGGCACAACCCCATCATCACAAACACGGCGGCCGACCCCATGTCTTTCGCCAAACCGGACAGCTCGTGCCATTCCTGACCGTGGCGATCCACCACCATTTCCACGGCGGTGTTCAATAACTCCACCACCAATAGCAAAATCACCGAACCGATTAATAAAATAAATTCCACCGCATCGTTCGACAGCCACATAGCAATCGGCGTTAACACCGCCAATAACACCAGCTCCTGCCGGAAGGCCGCTTCGTTTTGATAACAGGCTTTAATGCCTTGCCAGGAATACCCGGCCGCTTTAACAATGCGAACCAAACCTCTGTGCCCGGGCTTCATCCAATACTCCTTGAATGCTCAGCCGTTACGCGGCGTTGGTCTGGTGACTGATTTCCACCCATTGCAACAGCTTCATCTCGCCGTCGCGGGTTTCCACAATCGCGGTGCAGGATTCCACCCAGTCGCCACAGTTGAGGTATTCCACCCCGTTGATTTCACGGATTTCCGGATGATGGATATGACCGCAAATCACCCCCTTGTAACCCTGTTTTTTACAGTCGTCCACCACCGCTTCTTCATAGGCCGAAATGAACGACACCGCCGATTTGACCTTTTGTTTGATAAACGCCGACAAGGACCAGTAGCCCATGCCGAACTTATGACGAATGCGATTGAAATAACGGTTGATGACCACCAGGCTTTCGTAGCCCCAGTCGCCGATCACCGCCAACCATTTCTGGGTTTGGATAACGCTGTCGTATTTATCACCGTGCACCACCAGCAACTTTTCGCCGCTGGTAGTCACGTGCACCGCTTCATCGGTCAGGCGAATATTGCCAAAATCGACACCGGAATAACGGCGTAGAAAATCATCGTGATTACCGGTCACAAACACCACTTCGGTGCCGCGCTTGGCTTTGGTGAGAATGCGACGAATCACATTGGTGTGTTCCTGTGGCCAGAAAATGCGTTTTTTCAAACGCCAGCCATCAATGATGTCACCCACCAGATAGAGTTTGTCGCATTGATTGTACTTGAGGAATTCGGAAAGAAACTCGGCTTTCGCGCCTTTCGAGCCCAGATGTACGTCGGAAATGAATATGCTTCGGTAGTTCGACATCTGGTGATTGTTTTCCGCAACAATCACATCGTCCGCTTCAATGGATTCCATCCAATCCGGCATGATCGCTAAAGGCGTGTCTTTCATTTTCCATCCCATCGTTAACCTTGTTTCGAGCAAGTTTAAAGGGGGCACTTGATGGATACATGACGCTTTAATGACAATTAAATGACTGAAAAAACAGCGTTTTTCACATTAAGTTCATACTGGCGTCAACAAACCAATCTAAGGTAATCCCAAGACTTTCATATAGAGAGCCTTGCACGAGTGGGGCGCGAGGAAAAAATGAGATAAAAATTTTCTGAATTAGGCGGAAAATGAAGCTAATAGCTGGCTATTAACGAGTTTTTCAACGACATTCAGGAAGGTTTTAGCCATTTTTAGCCGTGAATCCATCTCGTGCAAGGCTCTCATAACATAAAACAGCAGCGTCCGACGATATGAACACACCCGATTCCGCCGCCAGCACCGCCGAACCTCTCGCACAAGTGTCTTTCAACACGCGTCGCATTCAGCGTCTTTCGCTGATTACCGATGCCTGGCAACCGCAGGTAAACGGCGTGGTCACCACTTTATCGCAATTGGTCGCCCACCTGCGTCAGCAAGGCATTGAGGTCGACGTCATCCACCCCAACGATTACGATTGCGTGCCCTTACCGACCTACCCGGAAATTCCGTTGGTTTGGCGTGCGCGCGGATTGGAAAAACGCTTGCTGGACTTCCACCCCAATGCCATCCACATCGCCACCGAAGGGGCTTTAGGCTGGAAGGCGCGTCGTATTGCCCGCAAACACGGTTTGCCTTTTACCACGGCGTATCACACCAAGTACCCGGAATACATCCATGAACGCTTTCCGGTGCCGACGGACTGGGTGTATAAGATCATGCGCCGCTTTCACACCCCGGCGCAAAACACCTTTGTTCCGGGCGACTCCATTTTGACCGAGCTGCAAAACCGCCATTTTCAACACGTGGTGCTGATGACGCGCGGCGTGGATACCGAAGTATTCAACCCAACCCGCGCCCAGTCTTCCAAAGACGACACGCCGATGTACCTCTACGTCGGACGCATTGCGCCGGAGAAAAACCTCGCCGCTTTTTTGGATTTAGAGTTGCCCGGCCGCAAGGTGGTGGTCGGCAAAGGGCCGGACTTGGAAAAACTCCAGCAGACTTACCCCGACGTTGAATTTACCGGCCCCAAATACGGCGCCGAACTGGCGCAATACTACGCTTCGGCCACGGTGTTCGTGTTTCCCTCCCTAACCGACACCTTCGGCGTGGTCAATCTGGAAGCCATCGCGTGCGGCACGCCGGTGGCCGCCTTTCCGGTCACCGGACCCAAAGACATCATTACCGAAGGCGTCAACGGCGTGCTGAACTGGGATTTGAAAGCGGCCATCGAGCAGGCCGCGCAACTGAAACCAAACCCAAACAAGATTGCGCAATCCATTCCGCAGTACACTTGGCAAGGTGCGGCGCAACAATTCGTCGACCACCTGGCATTCATTGAACAGACTGATTCCCACCAACCGGCAGACAAGACCGTCAAAATCTCTTAGAATAAACCCAAAATCGTTCTGCGAAACCGTTTATCGAGGGAAATACCGTGCCGAAAAATAAAGCCTTATTGTTGTTGGTCGTTGCCTGGTTCATGGGCCTGATTGGTCTCGTGATGGGGCTGGTGTTCGAACCTTTGTGGTTTGCCCGCTTCGGCAGTTTGGTGGTGCTGTTTTCCGTGATGAGCGAATTCAGCCTGCTACAGGTCGAGCTGCGCACTCTTTACGGTCGCCTGGATCAAATCAATGCGGAAGACGATATTCCCGACCTCAGTCCTTCGAAATGGCACCGCAAGAAATTTCGCATGACCCATGTCACCATCATTATCGGCACCTTGATCTGGGGCTTCGGCGATTTAATGCTACCGCCATATTGAATCACGCCTCACGCCCGGCCATCGAATCCTCAAATCCGCCAGGCCTGGTGAATTTTACAAGAACAGCCGTCGTCAATCAGGCGTTCACACCAAACTGTCATAAAGGCTTCAATAAGCTGTCATCCTACAATTGAAGGCGCTTTTTAGAATAAAACCTTTCATCCACATAAAAGATTAAGGAACGACGATGAAGGTCTGCCTTTTTACCGATACGCTCGGAGATTTAAACGGCGTCTCGCGCTTTATTCAAGACATGGGCGAACAAGCCGCACAACACTCCGACGAAGACTTTGACCTGCAAATCGTCACCGCCACCGCCAAACCCATTCCCGATACGCCCTACATCCATAACCTGCCCTGCCGTTTCCGCCTTCCGATGCCGTTTTATCAGGAGCTAGACTTGGTGTACCCGAATACCCGCGCCATCCGCCATTTTCTGGAAAGCTATCAACCGGACCATGTCCACATTTCCACTCCCGGTCCATTCGGATGGGCGGCCAAACGTCAGGCGGAAAAGCAGGGATTACCGCTATTCGGTACTTACCACACCGACTTTCCGGCCTATCTGTACGACCTGACCCGTTCCCACTGGGTGAAAAAACAAACCGACAACACCATGGCGAAATTCTACCGAGCCTTCCAGCATGTTTTTGCTCGCTCGGATGCCTATCTCGGCATTATGCAGCAGGATTTGAAACTGCCGAGAGAACGCATTCCCACGCTGTTCCCCGGCACCAATCTGACCAAATTCCACCCCAAACACCAACGCCGCCAGGTCTGGTCGGATTTCGACTTGGAGCCACAGCGCTTAAAGGTGTTGTATGTTGGCCGCATCAATATCGAAAAGAACGTGCCGTTTCTGCTGGAGACCTGGCAAGCGTTGTTGGCGGAATTCCCCGACCTGCCGGCCGACTTGATTCTGGTTGGCGAAGGCCGTTTCCGCAAGTGGGCACCGAAAATGAAACCGCATCACATCCATTTCCTCGGGCCGATTCGCGATGCCCAAACGCTTTCCGAACTCTATGCCTCCTCGGATTTGTTCGTCTTCCCGTCCGTCACCGACACTTTGGGACAGGTCATTATGGAAGCCCAGGCCAGCGGCTTGGGCTGTCTGGTCTCGAATGTCGGCGGCCCGCAAACGCTGATCGATCCGAACCAAACCGGTCAGGTGCTCGAAGCCAATCACTTGGAAACTTGGAAGAACGCCTTACACGAAGCTTTGACGAAGGATGACATTCGCCGTCAATGGGCACAGAATAGTCGACCGAATATCGAGCAATATGATATTGTTAAATCTTTCCGACAATTTCGAGCGACACATCTGACAAGCGAGGTCTGATACCAAGCCGAGCTTGCAGCACTTTAACCGAAGAATTATGCCCCGACCGTTAAAATCCCCGCAACACAAAAACCAACTGAAAGGCGAAGCCTACAGTCTGGCGCTGTCCATTCTGGAAGCGCATTTTCCGATTTTCGCATTTTTCACTGTCTCCGCGCTCGGTGCGCTGCACGCCTATTTTTACAGTTTGCTGGTGGCCACGGTCGTGCTCATCATCTGGTTTCTGGCGCGCGGCAAGCGCCACGAACTCAAACGCACCGAAGCGTATAAAAACCTGGCGCTGACCAGCCTGTTTCTCACCACCCTGTTCGCATTGGTGTTTCTGGCGTTGCAAACCACTTCGCCGAGCCACGTGGCCATTATTCTGTTCCTGCAAGTGTTGTTCAGCTACCTGTTTCTCGGTCGCCGTCCGGGGGAAACGCTGGACCGCACGCACCTGATCGGCGTCATACTCATGACCGGCGGGGCCATGATCGTGCTGTTCCCGGATAAATTCACCCTGGTTTTGGGCGACGGTCTGGCTTTGCTGGCGGCGGCCATCGCACCGATTGCCAACTTTTTCCAAAAACGCGCCCGCGCTCAGGTCTCTTCCGAAACCATCCTGATGACGCGCAGCCTCATCGCCCTGCCGTTCGTCTACCTTTTGGCCGTGACCTTCGAAACCACGCCCAGTTGGGCGGCGATTGAAGCGCAATGGCTCTGGCTGTTCCTGACCGGTTTTCTGGTGTTTTTCATTTCGAAAATTTTCTGGGTCGAGGCCTTGCACCTGTTGCCCATCACCAAGGTGAATGCGCTGTTTGCCTTCTCGCCGCTGCTCACCTTAGTGTTGGCGTATTTTTACTTGAACGAAGTCCCGACCTGGTCGCAAATTCTCGGCGGATTACCGATTATCATCGGCAGTTATTTCATTACCCAAAAACCGAAACCGGCCAAGCCGAAACGCTAACGAAAAATCCCCAGGCCTGGCTGTTTTTCGCTAAGTAGAAGTGCTACACTTGCTATAAATGGATTTACCTTTAAAATAAGAATCATTATTACTTGAAAGAGACCCACCTTATGAAAAAGACACTTTGGACATTATTACTGGTTTTCGGTTTGAGCGGTTGTTCTACCGTTCAGGTCAGTGACGATTACGATACCAGCACGGATTTCAGTCAGCTGAAAACCTATGATTGGTTACCGGTAGCCGATCAGGTCAAGCCGACTGCGGCAGAATTCGAAAAGAAAAACCCGCTCATCGCCGAACGCATTCAAAAAGCCGTTCTAGCCAATATGAACGCCAAAGGTTACCAATTCGTGTCCGAACAGCCGAATGCCTACATCACCTACCATGTCGGCGTCAGCTCTAAAATTCGCTCCACACCGGTCACCACGTCAATCGGCTTTGGCACCGGGTTTTACGGTGGCTACGGCGGTTTAGGCGTGCAAACCGGTTCCGATATCGAAGAATATCAGCAAGGCAAAGTGGTTCTGGACATTCTGGACAGCAACAAAAAACTGGTCTGGCGCGGCATCAGCACCTCGGATGTCGATCAACATGCCGATCCGAAAGAAATCACCGAACAGGTGAATGAAATCGTACAAAAACTGCTGGCGCAATATCCGCCGAAAAAAGCCAAATAAGCGCTCACGCTTATTGCCAATAAAAAAGCCGTTCCAAGGAACGGCTTTTTTTATGCCTGACACATTTCAAAGACAGGCTGATTGATCGCAACCGAACTTATTCATTTTCGGCCAGGTACGACTCGTAATCACCGTGATAGACTTCAACGCCATCCGACGTCATCACCATCAAGCGCGTGGCCAAAGAGGAAACGAATTCGCGGTCATGGGAGACGAAAATGACCGTGCCTTCGAAGTCTTCCAACGCCTGGTTCAAAGACTCAATGGATTCCATGTCCAAGTGGTTGGTCGGTTCGTCCATAATCAGAATATTCGGCTTCTGTAACATCAGCTTACCGAACAACATGCGCCCTTGCTCTCCACCGGACAACACCTTCACCGACTTATCGATTTCCTTCTGGGAAAACAGCATTTTGCCCAATACCGAACGCACGGCCTGCTCGTCGTCTTCCGGCTGCTTCCATTGCGACATCCAATCCAACAGATTCAAATCTTCTTCAAATTCGTGTGCATGGTCCTGCGCATAGTAGCCGATCTGATTGTTTTCCGACCACTTAATCGTCCCGGCATCGATATCGGTGTCGCCGACCAGCGTTTTCAGGAAAGTGGTTTTCCCGATGCCGTTCGGCCCGATGACCGCCATCTTTTCGCCAGCTTCCAACATCAAGTTCAAGTCCTTGAAAATCGTCAAGTCATCGTAAGATTTGGTCAAATGCTCGATTTCCAATGCCAGGCGGAACAGCTTCTTGTCCTGTTCGAAACGAATGAACGGATTCACCCGGCTGGACGGCTTCACTTCTTCCAACTCGATTTTATCAATCTGTTTCAAGCGTGATGTGGCCTGCTTGGCTTTGGACGCGTTGGCCGAGAAGCGGCTGACAAAGGATTTCAGTTCATTGATTTGCGCTTTTTTCTTGGCGTTATCGGCCAACAAACGTTCACGCGCCTGAGTGGACGCAAACATGTATTGGTCGTAATTGCCCGGATAGACACGCAGCTCGCCGTAGTCCAAATCCGCCATATGGGTACAGACCGAGTTCAAGAAGTGACGGTCATGCGAGATGATGATCATGGTGCTTTTACGTTCGTTCAACACGCCTTCCAACCAGCGGATGGTGTTGATGTCGAGGTTGTTGGTCGGTTCGTCCAGCAACAGGATGTCCGGATCCGCGAACAGCGCTTGTGCCAACAATACCCGCAGCTTCCAGCCCGGCGCGATTTCCGACATGGGCCCGAAATGTTGTTCCACCGGAATCTCCAAGCCCAATAGCAATTCGCCGGCGCGGGATTCGGCGGTGTAACCGTCCATTTCACCAAACGCCACTTCCAGGTCGGCGACTTTGATGCCGTCTTCTTCGGACATTTCCGGCAAGCTGTAAATGCGATCGCGCTCTTGCTTGACCTCCCACAGCGCGGCATCCCCCATAATCACGGTATCGATTACGCTGAACTCTTCATACGCGAACTGATCCTGACGCAGTTTCCCCAATACATCATCCGGGTCGAGGCTGACATTCCCGCTGGTCGGTTCCAAATCGCCGCCCAGGATTTTCATAAAGGTGGATTTCCCGCAACCGTTGGCGCCGATCAAGCCGTAACGATTTCCGTCGCCGAATTTGACGCTGATGTTTTCGAAAAGCGGCTTTTCGCCGAATTGCATGGTGATGTTCGCGGTTGAAATCAAAATGGGTATCCTTTTAGGAAGCTGGAATCAAAAAATCGGCTTTCAAACCGAACGTAAAAAGAAGGCGCTATTGTGGCATAAAACGCCACAAAAAACGACCAGGCCTGGCGGTTTTCGATTGTTTGGCATTGTTTTAAAAGGGTCACTTGACAGTCCTAAAACCCCTTATGCTATAGTGGTTACTTATCCACACAAATGGAACCCTGCCATGAACGTCGCCTTTTTCAGCACCACCAAAACCGACAAAGCCCTCTTTGAAAGACTGTCTCCGGATTATCCGGTCGATCTCGATTATTTCGACGTCCACCTCAACGAAAAGACCGTGCCTTTGGCGAAAGGTTATCGCGCGGTGTGTGTGTTCGTCAACGACACCCTTTCACGTCCGGTCATCGAACAATTGGCAGCCGGCGGCACCGAACTGATCGCACTGCGTTGCGCCGGTTTCAATAACGTCGACCGTGACGCGGCTCGCGAACACAAACTCACCGTCTTACGTGTGCCGGCTTATTCGCCGATGGCCGTCGCGGAGCACGCTTTGGCCTTGATGATGAGCTTGAACCGCAAAACCTATCGCTCTTACATCCGGGTGCGTGATGGCAACTTCACTCTGGAAGGCTTACTCGGTTTCGATATGTTCCGTAAAACCGCCGGTATCATCGGCACCGGTCGTATCGGTCTGGAAATGACCCGTATCCTCACCGGCATAGGCTTAAACGTTCTGGCATACGACCCCTACCCGAATCAACAGGCCGAAGAGTATGGCGCCGAATACGTTGAACTGGATGAGCTTTACCGGCAAAGCGACATCATCACCTTGCACGTGCCGTTGGTGCCGGAAACCCATCACATGATCGACGCAACCGCCTTGAGTAAAATGAAAGACGGTGTCATGCTGATCAACACCAGTCGCGGTGCTTTGACCGATGCCGATGCGCTGGTACAAGGCGTGAAAGACCGCAAGATCGGTTATCTGGGCATTGATGTCTATGAACAGGAAGAAAACCTGTTTTTCGAAGACCACTCCGAAGAAATCATTGATGACGATACCTTCGAACGCCTGGTGACCTTGCCGAATGTATTGATTACCGCGCACCAAGCTTATTTCACCGCCGAAGCGTTGGATAACATCGGTCAGACCACACTCGAAAACATTCAGGATTTCGAACGCAATGACATCGATAAAAGTCGCTGCGTATTATGTGAACCCTAATGGTTTTCACGCGGCTTCGAAACCCCATAAAAAAAGCCCCGGGCCGACCATCGACCCGGGGCTTTTTTATGGTTTTTTATTTCGAAAAGGTTCAGCCAAACGATCAGATCACTTCACTTAGCAAGGCATTCATGCGTTTGATGAAATCCGCCGGATTTTCCAAATGATCCCCTTCCGCCAATTGCGCTTGCTCCAGCAGGAACAAGGACCATTCTTTGATTTTGGCCTCATCGTCCAAAGCATCCAGTTGTTTCACCAAGGCATGTTCCGGGTTCAACTTCAATACCGGGTTTTGTTTCGGCATGGCCTGCCCCATTTGCTCCAGCATACGCGCCATATGCGCGGAAACATCACCGTCCGCGGGCACCACACAAGCAGGTGAATCCGTCAAACGATGGGTGATTTTAACGTCGGAGACGGCGTCTTCAATCGCTTTTTTCACTTTTTCGGTCAAGGCTTCACGCGCTTGTTTATCTTCTTCCGACAAATCCTTCTCGGCTTCGTCTTCGAATTCTTTCAAATCTGCCGCCGTGACGGATTTGAGCTGTTTGCCTTCGAATTCGGTCAAGTGCGACACCAACCACTCGTCAATACGGTCGGTCATCAACAAGACTTCAATGCCTTTCTTACGGAACATTTCCAAATGTGGGCTGCCGGAAGCCGCCGCATAAGTTTCCGCGGTGATGAAATAAATGGCTTCCTGGTCGTCCGCCATGCGATCGACGTAATCCTGCAACGACACACGCTGCGTCGGACCGGAGGATTCATGCGTGGACGAGAAGCGCAACAGCTTGGCGATTTTTTCGCGGTTGGCGAAATCTTCGATAATCCCTTCTTTCATGACATTACCGAACTGATCCCAGAAGATGTCGTAATCGGTTTTGTCATCGGCCTTAGCCATTTTGTCCAACTGGTCTAGCACACGCTTCACCGAAGCGGAACGGATTTTATCGACCACTCGGTTACTTTGCAGAATTTCACGCGACACATTCAACGGTAAATCGTTGGAATCAATAACGCCGCGGACGAAACGCAGATAGCTCGGCATCAAGTGTTCAGCGTCGTCCATAATGAAGACACGCTTCACATACAGCTTCAAG
This window harbors:
- a CDS encoding 2-hydroxyacid dehydrogenase, producing the protein MNVAFFSTTKTDKALFERLSPDYPVDLDYFDVHLNEKTVPLAKGYRAVCVFVNDTLSRPVIEQLAAGGTELIALRCAGFNNVDRDAAREHKLTVLRVPAYSPMAVAEHALALMMSLNRKTYRSYIRVRDGNFTLEGLLGFDMFRKTAGIIGTGRIGLEMTRILTGIGLNVLAYDPYPNQQAEEYGAEYVELDELYRQSDIITLHVPLVPETHHMIDATALSKMKDGVMLINTSRGALTDADALVQGVKDRKIGYLGIDVYEQEENLFFEDHSEEIIDDDTFERLVTLPNVLITAHQAYFTAEALDNIGQTTLENIQDFERNDIDKSRCVLCEP
- the htpG gene encoding molecular chaperone HtpG; the protein is MSHTETHAFQTEVNQLLKLMIHALYSNKEIFLRELVSNASDALDKLRFESVSNDALSEGESELAIQVGFDKDARTVSIIDNGIGMTRDEVIANIGTIANSGTKKFLESLTGDQAKDSHLIGQFGVGFYSSFIVADKVTLTTRKAGDDKAEGTRWESAGEGEYTLETVEKDVKGTEIVLHLKEDMDEFLDDFRLKHIITTYSDHINFPIKMWQAETDDEGKETGEKTLEQVNKATAIWTQPKSELSDEDYNNFYQTVSHDYESPLAHLHNKVEGTLEYTSLLYIPKRAPFDLYDRDRRYGLKLYVKRVFIMDDAEHLMPSYLRFVRGVIDSNDLPLNVSREILQSNRVVDKIRSASVKRVLDQLDKMAKADDKTDYDIFWDQFGNVMKEGIIEDFANREKIAKLLRFSSTHESSGPTQRVSLQDYVDRMADDQEAIYFITAETYAAASGSPHLEMFRKKGIEVLLMTDRIDEWLVSHLTEFEGKQLKSVTAADLKEFEDEAEKDLSEEDKQAREALTEKVKKAIEDAVSDVKITHRLTDSPACVVPADGDVSAHMARMLEQMGQAMPKQNPVLKLNPEHALVKQLDALDDEAKIKEWSLFLLEQAQLAEGDHLENPADFIKRMNALLSEVI